In Homalodisca vitripennis isolate AUS2020 unplaced genomic scaffold, UT_GWSS_2.1 ScUCBcl_2110;HRSCAF=6525, whole genome shotgun sequence, one genomic interval encodes:
- the LOC124371846 gene encoding 55 kDa erythrocyte membrane protein-like: LSVGKTRADPSVEQRGGGQEGEIRKWHTAFPDAFPDSTERQRWSGLEGSRGNSQGQRRHVTRAFWMAAAISARWQWQCANVYVVASQGISSSQCRRHIDQIVAVQGEPADVNKQVESADAFDDSSSSSPVMTPAVGREPIAVSPPLSAERPCGSLPSPLNVKVEIRLISDVTDTTRPPRSDEENGRNYYFVSHDEMMADIAANEYLEYGTHEEAMYGTKLETIRKIHHEGKVAILDVEPQALKVLRTSEFAPYVVFIAAPLLQNLADYDGSLERLAKESDLLRQAYGHFFDLTIVNNDIEETIAALERAIERVQHNSPVGASVLGLLSESPRVLTSTVDPDVACLPTESRTDLLSESPRPLINTVGP, from the exons CTCTATCAGTCGGAAAGACCCGAGCGGATCCATCAGTTGAGCAGCGTGGTGGTGGCCAGGAGGGGGAGATTCGGAAATGGCACACCGCATTCCCAGACGCATTCCCAGACAGCACTGAGCGACAACGCTGGAGCGGCCTGGAAGGGAGCAGGGGGAACAGCCAAGGTCAGCGGCGGCACGTCACCAGGGCCTTCTGGATGGCAGCGGCGATCTCCGccaggtggcagtggcagtgcgcaaatgtttatgttgtgGCCTCACAGGGCATTTCCAGTTCACAGTGCAG ACGGCATATTGATCAGATTGTAGCCGTGCAGGGAGAGCCAGCTGATGTAAACAAACAGGTAGAATCAGCTGACGCTTTCGATGACAGTTCCTCTTCCTCCCCGGTCATGACACCGGCGGTGGGGCGAGAGCCAATAGCAGTGAGTCCCCCACTCTCCGCCGAGCGGCCGTGTGGCTCGCTCCCCTCCCCTCTCAATGTC AAAGTAGAAATCAGATTGATATCCGATGTTACAGACACGACCAGGCCACCTCGTAGTGATGAGGAGAACGGGCGCAACTACTACTTTGTCTCCCACGACGAGATGATGGCGGACATAGCTGCCAATGAGTACCTTGAGTACG GTACTCATGAAGAAGCAATGTATGGCACAAAACTGGAAACTATTAGAAAAATTCACCACGAAGGAAAAGTTGCAATCTTGGACGTAGAACCCCAAGCTCTGAAAGTTCTCAGAACTTCTGAATTTGCACCTTACGTGGTTTTCATCGCTGCCCCACTATTACAAAATCTTGCAGac tatGATGGAAGCCTAGAACGTCTAGCCAAAGAATCTGACCTTTTGAGACAAGCATATGGACACTTCTTCGATCTAACTATCGTAAACAACGACATTGAGGAGACGATCGCGGCATTAGAACGAGCCATAGAGAGAGTACAACACAACAGCCCAGTGGGTGCCAGTGTCTTGGGTCTACTGAGCGAGTCACCACGAGTTCTAACGAGCACAGTGGATCCTGACGTCGCGTGTCTACCGACCGAGTCTAGAACGGATCTACTGAGCGAGTCACCACGACCTTTAATCAATACAGTCGGTCCTTGA